In the Leptospira sp. WS4.C2 genome, one interval contains:
- the dapA gene encoding 4-hydroxy-tetrahydrodipicolinate synthase, which yields MFQGVYTAVITPFRQGKIDYDSYFKILENQIRSGVAGVVPCGTTGESPTLSYEEHKELIQKTVQVVAGKIQVIAGTGSNSTKEAIELTESACADGVDGILSVNPYYNKPTQEGMYRHFTEIANVSSKPVMLYNIPGRTNVNLLPETVAKLATHPKIAAIKEATGDLGQMAKVIAATPPDFDLLSGDDNLTLPVLSIGGKGVVSVVSNLFPRACVDMVSLYLRGDLEASKKIYYKLLPVFISAFIETNPIPIKAAMSWFGYCENELRLPMTALSVGSPADAFKKTVFQLKEEGIV from the coding sequence ATGTTTCAGGGCGTTTATACTGCGGTCATCACCCCCTTCCGCCAGGGGAAAATCGATTATGATAGTTATTTTAAAATCCTAGAGAACCAAATCCGGTCCGGCGTGGCAGGAGTGGTTCCCTGTGGGACAACGGGGGAATCTCCCACCCTTTCTTACGAAGAACATAAAGAACTCATCCAAAAGACAGTTCAAGTTGTGGCAGGGAAGATCCAGGTCATTGCTGGCACGGGATCCAACTCTACCAAAGAGGCTATTGAACTCACGGAGTCCGCTTGTGCCGATGGAGTGGATGGAATTCTTTCTGTGAATCCTTATTACAACAAACCCACGCAAGAAGGGATGTATCGTCATTTTACTGAGATTGCCAATGTATCTTCCAAGCCGGTGATGTTGTACAACATCCCAGGAAGAACCAATGTCAATTTGTTGCCGGAAACGGTAGCAAAACTTGCGACCCACCCAAAAATTGCGGCCATCAAAGAAGCAACAGGGGATTTGGGTCAAATGGCGAAGGTGATTGCGGCAACGCCACCTGACTTTGATTTGTTGTCAGGGGACGACAACCTAACACTCCCCGTACTATCGATTGGTGGGAAAGGGGTTGTGTCTGTTGTATCCAATCTTTTCCCACGAGCCTGTGTGGATATGGTATCCTTGTATTTACGGGGCGACTTAGAAGCATCAAAAAAGATTTATTACAAACTCCTTCCAGTGTTTATCAGTGCCTTTATTGAAACCAATCCCATTCCTATCAAAGCTGCTATGAGTTGGTTTGGGTATTGTGAAAATGAACTTCGCCTTCCTATGACAGCCTTGTCTGTTGGATCTCCAGCAGATGCTTTCAAAAAAACTGTATTCCAATTAAAAGAGGAAGGCATTGTCTAA
- the dapB gene encoding 4-hydroxy-tetrahydrodipicolinate reductase — protein sequence MSKIKVGVIGAGGRMGKAIIQVLSLSKRSELSAAVVREGAIYAGFDSGNHAGIKETGILLSTDLQKACESSDVLIDFSTHTGFESILSVALTNKKPLVIGTTGLTDSDKALIQSAANSIPIVFSPNMSVGVNLLFKLTEIAAKVLDEDFDVEVLDIHHRHKKDSPSGTAMYLKEILLNATKRSEDNVIYGRHGMYPERDQKEIAMHTMRAGEVVGEHTVYFLSSEERIEITHKAQDRKTFATGAVKAAEFLHGKSKGLYNMFDVLGI from the coding sequence TTGTCTAAAATCAAAGTTGGTGTGATTGGTGCAGGAGGAAGGATGGGGAAAGCCATCATCCAAGTGCTTTCTTTGTCAAAAAGATCGGAATTAAGTGCGGCTGTTGTAAGAGAAGGAGCCATCTATGCAGGATTTGATTCTGGCAATCATGCAGGAATCAAAGAAACAGGGATTTTACTTTCCACCGACTTACAAAAAGCATGCGAATCTTCTGATGTGTTGATTGATTTTAGCACACATACCGGATTTGAATCTATATTGAGTGTCGCCCTTACCAATAAAAAACCTTTGGTGATTGGAACTACAGGCCTTACCGATTCTGATAAGGCACTCATCCAATCCGCAGCAAACTCCATCCCCATTGTATTTTCACCCAATATGTCTGTCGGTGTGAACCTGTTATTTAAACTAACGGAAATCGCAGCGAAGGTGTTAGACGAAGACTTCGATGTAGAAGTTTTGGATATCCATCATAGACATAAAAAAGATTCTCCTTCGGGAACTGCCATGTATTTGAAAGAAATACTTTTAAATGCTACCAAACGTTCTGAAGACAATGTCATATATGGTCGCCATGGAATGTATCCAGAACGTGACCAAAAAGAAATCGCCATGCACACGATGAGAGCTGGCGAAGTGGTCGGAGAACATACGGTATATTTTTTAAGTTCCGAAGAACGAATCGAGATCACTCACAAAGCTCAGGATCGCAAAACATTTGCTACAGGGGCAGTAAAAGCAGCCGAGTTTTTACATGGCAAATCCAAAGGACTCTATAATATGTTCGATGTGTTAGGGATCTAA
- the cdaA gene encoding diadenylate cyclase CdaA: MDFFRGLYIIPWSKNYISISLDVLIVAFLIYKTYTTLRRTRGIQLLLGVGIIWISGSLAEYLGFELLEWILTNIRPALVFAIIVLLQPELRRLTGDLARIRLLRLFFLKPTFDLDPIVEAVRIMSQEKTGSIIVLVKDISLKDISENAVPMDAQVTSEVLQTIFFKNSPLHDGAVIIEQNRIVCAASYLPMSSSVEIATLGARHRSALGLSEETDAIIIVTSEETGDITICYEGEMLHPVKPLELKALVSGLMTGSRRSKDDSLRKPKEKDTGVSI; the protein is encoded by the coding sequence TTGGATTTTTTTCGAGGATTATATATCATTCCGTGGAGTAAAAACTATATCTCCATATCTTTGGATGTATTAATCGTCGCTTTTCTAATTTATAAAACCTATACCACGCTTAGGCGGACAAGGGGAATCCAACTTCTACTGGGTGTAGGTATCATCTGGATATCTGGAAGTCTTGCCGAATACTTGGGTTTTGAGCTTTTGGAATGGATTCTCACTAACATCAGGCCAGCCCTTGTGTTTGCTATCATTGTTCTTTTGCAGCCAGAGTTACGTCGTTTGACCGGGGATTTGGCTCGCATTCGATTACTTAGGTTGTTCTTCTTGAAACCCACGTTTGACTTAGATCCCATAGTCGAAGCCGTTCGGATCATGTCTCAGGAAAAAACCGGATCCATCATTGTTCTCGTCAAAGATATCAGTTTGAAAGATATTTCGGAAAATGCGGTGCCTATGGATGCGCAAGTCACATCCGAAGTATTACAAACAATCTTCTTTAAAAATTCTCCTCTTCACGATGGGGCCGTTATCATTGAACAAAATAGAATTGTTTGTGCCGCATCTTACTTGCCTATGAGTAGTTCTGTGGAAATTGCCACACTCGGTGCAAGGCATAGGTCGGCACTCGGACTCTCCGAAGAAACCGATGCTATCATTATCGTGACATCAGAAGAGACAGGTGACATTACCATTTGTTATGAAGGGGAAATGTTGCACCCAGTCAAACCACTTGAACTTAAAGCACTCGTTAGTGGGCTTATGACAGGAAGCCGCAGATCCAAGGACGATTCTCTCCGTAAACCAAAAGAAAAAGATACGGGAGTGAGCATATGA
- a CDS encoding YbbR-like domain-containing protein — MILKLLGKLVRNWKAKLVSLIIASIFYVNLQNSKVLIKTINVPIDYPKLSGNLNYSKNPEKTIPVRVEGLKDVVNYYSQFMKAVIDPEDVQLGVTEVPIKKIVGVPSGVKVTKLKKTVPVEIESRGLKVVPLEVVFEGAPPANFEKLTQIVSPQKVTLSGKPQDLERITKVLLPEISLTDKKEPFAKTVRIPDLPKGVNLLGSRDVTVNVNIIPLSYKTGEQTAAGIPIVCSGLDAKLDAELSEEQVAIRYFSLKPIRSAQILTGITAQVPCNYIFDPIKNKIIPELQPQVAKVRIIKNKDLKGIEILQISPEKIEIRYKVKEQNPDADPTDDGTGMEVPGAIPSDRS, encoded by the coding sequence ATGATTTTGAAGTTACTGGGAAAACTAGTTCGAAACTGGAAAGCAAAACTTGTATCTCTCATCATCGCCAGTATTTTTTATGTTAATCTTCAAAATTCAAAAGTATTAATTAAAACAATTAATGTTCCCATCGACTATCCAAAGTTATCTGGCAATTTAAACTATTCTAAAAATCCGGAAAAAACGATTCCTGTTCGTGTGGAAGGTTTGAAAGATGTGGTGAATTATTATTCGCAGTTTATGAAAGCCGTAATTGATCCAGAAGATGTTCAACTCGGTGTTACGGAAGTTCCCATCAAAAAAATCGTAGGTGTTCCGAGTGGTGTCAAAGTCACAAAACTAAAAAAAACTGTCCCAGTTGAAATTGAATCTCGGGGATTGAAAGTAGTTCCACTGGAAGTTGTGTTTGAAGGGGCACCTCCAGCTAACTTTGAAAAGCTCACGCAAATTGTTAGTCCTCAAAAAGTGACTCTGAGTGGAAAACCACAAGATTTGGAAAGGATTACCAAGGTTTTACTACCGGAAATTTCCCTAACTGATAAAAAAGAACCTTTTGCAAAAACAGTTCGCATTCCAGACCTTCCGAAAGGAGTGAACCTCCTTGGTTCCAGGGATGTGACAGTCAATGTAAACATCATTCCCCTTTCTTATAAAACGGGAGAACAAACGGCCGCAGGAATCCCCATTGTTTGTTCGGGCCTTGATGCCAAGTTAGATGCTGAACTTTCTGAAGAACAAGTAGCAATTCGTTATTTTTCTTTAAAACCGATTCGTTCTGCCCAAATTCTAACAGGAATTACGGCTCAAGTTCCTTGTAACTATATCTTTGATCCGATTAAAAACAAAATCATCCCCGAATTACAGCCACAAGTTGCTAAAGTTCGAATCATTAAAAACAAAGATCTCAAAGGAATTGAGATTTTACAAATCAGTCCTGAAAAAATTGAGATTCGTTATAAAGTTAAAGAACAGAATCCAGATGCGGACCCAACCGATGATGGTACAGGAATGGAAGTTCCTGGAGCCATTCCCTCCGACAGGTCTTAA
- a CDS encoding alpha/beta fold hydrolase: MTPSLLRSAFGKSESSKFFYLTHFLFCCAMSDMVDLNFPKKNATEWLAAGKFFEYKKFQIFFIQEGRGQNLILLHGFPTSSWDYSKIFNGLSRYFNTIAIDFLGFGYSSKPKKHTYTLIEQTDIIENFIEKNALRRVKFVFHDYAVSVGQEILARHLERNERKYEIDGAVFLNGGLFPHLHRPTFKQKLLATPILGAFLSRFYDEKKFGVAFSQVFGKNTKPTEKEISVLWKLITYPNKVLIPHKLLKYIAERRVHGERWKNALLKTEVPLLFINGGEDPVSGSHLADEIEKLPVKNKKLIRWESIGHYPQWENPEESFKEIYEFLK, encoded by the coding sequence ATGACTCCATCCCTATTAAGATCGGCTTTCGGGAAATCAGAAAGTAGCAAATTCTTCTATTTGACTCACTTCCTATTTTGTTGTGCTATGTCGGATATGGTTGATCTAAACTTTCCAAAAAAGAACGCAACTGAATGGTTGGCTGCTGGTAAATTTTTCGAATATAAGAAGTTTCAAATTTTCTTTATCCAAGAAGGAAGAGGACAAAACTTAATCTTACTTCATGGGTTCCCCACATCCTCTTGGGACTATTCCAAAATCTTCAATGGACTTTCTCGTTACTTTAATACGATCGCTATCGATTTTTTAGGATTTGGATATTCGTCAAAACCAAAAAAACATACTTATACTCTCATTGAACAAACAGATATTATAGAAAATTTTATCGAAAAGAATGCCCTTCGAAGGGTGAAGTTTGTTTTTCATGATTATGCGGTGAGTGTGGGACAAGAAATCTTAGCAAGGCATTTGGAAAGAAATGAACGCAAATATGAAATTGATGGTGCTGTTTTTTTGAACGGGGGACTCTTCCCACATTTACACAGACCCACTTTCAAACAGAAACTTCTCGCAACACCAATATTAGGTGCATTTCTTTCCAGATTTTATGATGAAAAAAAATTTGGAGTCGCATTTAGCCAAGTTTTTGGAAAAAATACAAAGCCGACTGAGAAAGAAATTTCTGTCCTTTGGAAATTGATTACCTATCCAAACAAAGTTTTAATTCCACACAAACTACTCAAATACATTGCAGAAAGAAGAGTTCACGGGGAACGTTGGAAAAACGCTCTCCTAAAAACGGAAGTTCCACTGCTGTTTATCAATGGGGGAGAAGATCCTGTGAGTGGAAGCCACTTAGCAGATGAAATAGAAAAACTTCCGGTCAAAAACAAAAAGTTAATCCGTTGGGAATCGATCGGACATTACCCACAATGGGAAAATCCAGAAGAAAGTTTTAAAGAAATTTATGAATTTTTGAAATAG
- a CDS encoding adenylate/guanylate cyclase domain-containing protein produces the protein MESYPLIYFVKPEGIISDWEYFWHQIPYGAPGILTFFVGVFLSYFAFQKFRKSDDQNRFFHLNLTVSFISFGSVGLVLTTRAWIQDVNTLVFWNDLLYFLVAPLAPTAFYMAYHMTGKQSKLLLYYSYLCWFASFVLYFGVLIGKGFETTVFEFTFGKYPRGSSFVRPWGILAPLGYFLLILPSFIKHYQYIRKHYHLTLFHGVNLLFLLTTMNAPSILGFKVYPGGFFLFIPMLLVAYGVFRSDFFDVNELLFQKNGMFYFLFALLSFVLIFISFGVSFGLSPDAYESAKWYPWGIPPVVSVFGAVFLSIIVAGANPSARINQLCAFALILTGFYVIQSVPLKLNISYVVQLRISQMTFVAFAFAPSIMVRLVFEAIGQKSPFWIQGIDFLCVTAAVLAPSPYLFVGYYDYPWSRVHHGGPAELLVGANGAIALILVLITFIRNKGYINFASKWIIGSFLLSALLLLAALLPSHGIPIYPLADFQFVPAFLLGYAVLRHGALSLEGRTIQLSQRLANLGLITMAIAAILYFPLIREQYGVGESAFHLTMIVLPLVLFNYLVVYIMSRPLAEELDISYFLLDLEKQKADEEREKALIAQDKAEEAREESEKLLLNILPYKVAQELKQKGSVTPSRIENVTVLFTDFKGFTKVAEGMDEQSLIEELDACFTQFDEIILRNNLEKLKTIGDSYMCAGGVPVETRTSAIDACLAALEIQSFMNQLKEIKSALGLPFWELRLGLHTGAVVAGVVGRFKFAYDIWGDTVNTASRMESGGETGKINVSKETYDLVKYFFITEYRGKIHGKNKGELDMYFVNRLRPRYSQDPDGKAPNQYFREVYSRISNGANIRWKNET, from the coding sequence ATGGAGTCATACCCTCTCATTTATTTCGTAAAACCAGAAGGAATTATTTCGGATTGGGAATACTTTTGGCACCAGATTCCTTATGGAGCTCCGGGAATCCTTACTTTTTTTGTAGGAGTTTTCCTTAGTTATTTTGCGTTTCAAAAATTTCGTAAATCAGATGATCAGAATCGTTTCTTCCATTTAAATCTAACCGTTTCCTTTATTAGTTTTGGATCTGTTGGATTGGTGCTTACTACGAGAGCTTGGATTCAGGATGTAAATACATTAGTTTTTTGGAATGATCTACTATACTTCCTCGTTGCCCCTTTGGCTCCGACTGCCTTTTATATGGCTTACCATATGACTGGTAAACAGAGTAAGTTATTATTATATTATTCTTATCTTTGTTGGTTTGCCAGTTTTGTATTGTATTTCGGAGTTCTTATCGGCAAGGGTTTTGAAACTACCGTTTTTGAATTTACTTTTGGAAAGTATCCAAGAGGAAGTTCCTTTGTTCGGCCTTGGGGAATTTTGGCACCACTTGGATACTTTTTACTCATTTTACCTTCTTTCATCAAACACTACCAATACATACGTAAACATTACCATCTAACATTGTTTCATGGAGTGAATTTACTTTTTTTACTCACAACGATGAATGCACCCAGTATCCTTGGTTTCAAAGTGTATCCTGGAGGATTCTTTTTATTCATTCCAATGTTACTTGTTGCTTATGGAGTGTTCCGATCTGATTTTTTTGATGTGAATGAACTTCTGTTTCAAAAGAATGGGATGTTTTATTTCTTATTTGCACTTTTGTCTTTTGTTTTAATTTTTATTTCCTTTGGCGTTTCCTTTGGTTTGTCACCCGATGCTTATGAATCGGCAAAATGGTATCCCTGGGGAATCCCTCCCGTAGTTTCCGTGTTTGGTGCTGTATTTCTGTCGATCATCGTGGCAGGAGCCAATCCATCCGCAAGGATCAACCAACTCTGTGCGTTTGCACTCATTCTAACGGGTTTTTATGTCATCCAATCCGTTCCTTTAAAGTTAAATATATCTTATGTAGTTCAACTTAGAATCTCACAGATGACATTTGTTGCTTTTGCCTTTGCGCCGAGTATTATGGTGCGTTTGGTATTCGAAGCGATTGGACAGAAATCACCTTTCTGGATCCAAGGAATTGATTTTCTTTGTGTTACTGCAGCGGTACTTGCTCCCTCTCCCTATTTATTTGTTGGATATTATGATTATCCTTGGTCCAGAGTCCACCATGGAGGCCCTGCTGAATTACTTGTCGGAGCGAATGGTGCCATTGCACTGATTTTAGTACTGATCACATTTATAAGAAACAAAGGTTATATCAACTTTGCTTCAAAATGGATCATAGGTTCCTTTTTGTTGTCCGCACTTTTACTTTTAGCGGCATTACTTCCCAGTCATGGAATCCCCATTTATCCTTTAGCGGATTTTCAATTCGTTCCAGCGTTTTTACTCGGTTATGCGGTGCTTCGTCACGGTGCTTTGTCTTTAGAAGGAAGAACCATCCAACTGAGCCAAAGATTAGCAAACTTAGGACTCATTACCATGGCCATTGCAGCTATTTTGTATTTCCCTCTGATTCGGGAGCAGTACGGAGTAGGGGAATCGGCATTTCACCTCACAATGATTGTGTTACCCCTGGTCTTATTTAACTACCTTGTGGTATACATCATGTCTCGTCCATTAGCAGAAGAACTTGATATTAGTTATTTTCTGCTCGATTTAGAGAAACAAAAAGCAGATGAAGAAAGAGAAAAAGCTCTCATTGCACAGGACAAAGCAGAAGAAGCACGAGAAGAATCAGAAAAATTACTTCTCAACATCTTACCTTATAAAGTAGCACAAGAATTAAAACAAAAGGGTAGTGTTACTCCTTCGCGAATCGAAAATGTCACTGTTTTATTCACTGATTTCAAAGGGTTTACCAAAGTGGCCGAAGGTATGGACGAACAAAGTCTGATTGAGGAACTCGATGCTTGTTTTACTCAATTTGATGAAATCATTCTCAGGAACAATTTAGAAAAACTAAAAACTATCGGAGATAGTTATATGTGTGCCGGTGGTGTTCCTGTGGAAACAAGAACGAGTGCGATTGATGCATGTTTGGCGGCTCTCGAAATCCAAAGTTTTATGAACCAATTGAAAGAAATCAAATCGGCTCTTGGTTTGCCCTTTTGGGAATTAAGGCTTGGGCTTCATACAGGTGCCGTAGTTGCAGGAGTGGTAGGACGATTTAAGTTCGCTTATGATATTTGGGGAGATACGGTCAATACGGCATCACGAATGGAATCCGGCGGGGAAACAGGAAAAATCAATGTCTCCAAAGAAACCTATGACCTCGTGAAGTATTTTTTTATTACCGAATATAGAGGGAAAATTCACGGTAAAAATAAAGGGGAATTGGATATGTATTTTGTGAATCGCCTAAGGCCCCGTTATTCGCAAGACCCTGATGGAAAAGCACCGAACCAATACTTTCGGGAAGTATATTCCCGAATTAGTAATGGTGCCAATATTCGTTGGAAGAACGAAACTTAA
- the fliF gene encoding flagellar basal-body MS-ring/collar protein FliF produces MPEPLQKIIDNLKELFNKLDKTKKMILGGVLAVVVVAVIILSNVSSQRNRVVLFKDLDSKDFSEVTKKLDALGYSYGSSETSLITVDPEQRQEIVTKLAQENLIPAGVTGWELFDIEKFTETQFDKDIKKYRALKGAIEKSLNTLRPIERADVNIAIPEGDLFEANASPVKASVILHFKPGVEGMSKKEIKGIVNLVARAVPKLKPENVSVADPDGKIISDFEEDLEKERLELRIVQEKLRIEEEERVKRLIDIRNTLRWYLGGEDRVDITRFEYSFNWDQESLTENEVLPVVAEEDNPETPYNERKLVDGYSLKVSSKETKESFKGRGFTPDGPAGTEPNLPPGYKDTDYQKAEYSKDENINNYEFNKRVKDIKRQPWKIEKIGLSVVVDGVWERKEREDGMGYDRKYIPVAENDLKLVRKNLEAAIGYTRSRGDQISVITIPKDRTEQFRAEDEEFQKQRAIRNMVIASLVILILLILAILVYRAIKKEIARRRRLREEELAAQQQMMREAALRVMDEGGAEVELSLDEKLRRELLENAINLAKEKPEDVAQLLRTWLAEEEQT; encoded by the coding sequence ATGCCTGAACCACTGCAAAAAATCATCGATAATCTCAAAGAGTTATTCAACAAACTCGATAAAACCAAAAAAATGATTTTGGGTGGTGTGCTCGCCGTTGTGGTGGTGGCAGTCATCATCCTCTCCAACGTCTCGTCCCAACGAAACCGCGTAGTTCTTTTTAAGGATCTGGATTCCAAAGACTTTTCTGAGGTCACAAAGAAACTAGATGCCCTTGGTTATTCTTACGGCTCGAGTGAAACAAGTCTCATCACAGTCGATCCCGAACAAAGACAAGAGATCGTCACAAAACTTGCACAAGAGAATTTGATTCCTGCTGGTGTGACCGGTTGGGAACTTTTTGATATTGAAAAATTTACAGAGACCCAATTTGACAAAGACATTAAAAAGTATAGAGCTCTGAAAGGTGCGATTGAAAAATCACTGAATACCTTACGTCCCATTGAAAGAGCTGATGTAAACATTGCGATTCCTGAAGGAGATCTTTTTGAAGCAAACGCCTCGCCGGTAAAAGCAAGTGTCATCCTCCACTTCAAACCGGGTGTAGAAGGCATGAGTAAAAAAGAAATCAAAGGGATTGTGAATTTAGTCGCACGCGCTGTTCCCAAATTAAAACCGGAAAACGTAAGTGTGGCCGATCCTGATGGAAAGATCATTTCTGATTTTGAAGAAGATTTAGAAAAAGAAAGATTAGAACTTCGTATCGTCCAAGAAAAACTAAGAATCGAAGAAGAAGAACGTGTCAAACGACTCATCGACATTCGTAATACCTTGCGTTGGTATTTGGGTGGAGAAGATCGCGTGGACATCACTCGTTTTGAATATTCTTTCAATTGGGACCAAGAGTCCTTAACTGAAAATGAAGTATTGCCCGTAGTTGCCGAAGAAGATAACCCAGAAACACCATATAACGAAAGAAAGTTGGTTGATGGTTATTCACTGAAAGTATCTTCCAAAGAAACAAAAGAATCTTTTAAAGGACGAGGGTTTACTCCCGATGGTCCAGCAGGTACAGAACCGAATCTTCCTCCCGGATACAAAGACACGGATTATCAAAAAGCAGAATACTCTAAAGATGAAAACATCAATAACTATGAGTTCAACAAACGTGTTAAAGACATCAAACGCCAACCGTGGAAGATTGAAAAAATTGGTCTTTCTGTTGTTGTTGATGGTGTTTGGGAACGAAAAGAACGAGAAGATGGAATGGGTTATGACAGAAAATACATTCCTGTTGCTGAAAATGATTTAAAACTCGTTCGTAAAAACTTAGAAGCTGCTATTGGTTACACAAGGTCACGTGGGGACCAGATCAGTGTGATTACGATTCCAAAAGATAGAACCGAACAGTTCCGTGCAGAAGATGAAGAGTTTCAAAAACAAAGAGCCATTCGGAATATGGTCATTGCTTCCCTCGTAATTTTAATCCTACTCATCCTTGCTATCCTTGTGTATCGTGCGATCAAAAAAGAAATCGCAAGAAGAAGAAGACTCAGAGAAGAGGAACTTGCTGCACAACAACAAATGATGCGGGAAGCGGCACTTCGAGTCATGGACGAAGGGGGAGCAGAAGTCGAACTCTCCCTCGACGAAAAACTCAGACGCGAGTTACTGGAAAACGCAATCAACTTGGCAAAAGAAAAACCAGAAGATGTGGCGCAGTTACTCCGTACTTGGCTTGCTGAGGAAGAACAGACTTAA
- a CDS encoding aspartate aminotransferase family protein, protein MAQGFSMNEYPNVDQIYKDLRKLISLPIRSIRKEEMDGILQNYFEKKCSKSKAMITKASEYIPGGVQHNLSFNHPFPLVFTKAAGAYLYDLDGNKYIDFLQAGGPTVLGSNPSIVRKKVIELLDTTGPVTGLFHEYEYKLAEKIVELVPSVEMFRMLGSGTEACMASIRVARLATKKKNIVKMGGAYHGWSDQLAYGLRIPGTRHFEANGVPKSIFKYTQEFYPNDLNSLESVLKRNRFRGGTAAVLIEPVGPESGTRPLDFDFNKGVRELCNKYGALLIFDEVVTAFRIGLSGAQGYFGVDPDLTIFGKVVAGGYPSAGGLGGKKEYMKYVSAGLQTGTKKALIGGTMAANPLSSAAGYFTLCEMEKTGALEKSGRAGDRLTKGLQKLIKKYDLPFVAFNQGSICHLETVGTMLLDINIKKFWTIKKTIAEAHKRKHAMEEMGAAYMSEGLVTLAGSRLYTSASDTDAVIDDALKRFDRVFQKVEGVA, encoded by the coding sequence ATGGCCCAAGGCTTTTCCATGAACGAATACCCCAATGTAGACCAAATCTACAAAGACTTAAGGAAATTAATTTCCCTTCCAATACGCTCTATTCGCAAAGAAGAAATGGATGGCATCCTTCAGAATTACTTTGAAAAAAAATGCAGTAAGTCCAAAGCCATGATCACGAAAGCTTCGGAATACATCCCCGGTGGAGTACAACATAATCTTTCATTTAACCATCCCTTCCCTCTTGTTTTTACAAAAGCAGCCGGGGCCTATTTATATGATTTAGATGGAAACAAATACATCGATTTTTTACAAGCAGGTGGGCCAACGGTTCTTGGAAGTAACCCAAGTATTGTTCGTAAAAAAGTCATTGAACTTCTAGACACAACAGGACCTGTCACTGGTCTCTTTCACGAATACGAATATAAGTTAGCCGAGAAAATTGTAGAGTTAGTTCCTTCTGTAGAAATGTTTCGCATGTTAGGTTCGGGAACCGAAGCTTGTATGGCATCCATTCGAGTGGCAAGGCTTGCGACAAAGAAAAAAAACATCGTAAAGATGGGTGGGGCCTATCACGGTTGGAGTGACCAATTGGCTTACGGACTCCGCATTCCAGGAACAAGACACTTTGAAGCAAACGGAGTTCCTAAATCCATTTTCAAATACACACAAGAATTTTATCCGAACGATTTGAACTCTTTGGAATCCGTATTGAAACGAAATCGATTCCGTGGAGGAACCGCTGCCGTTCTTATCGAACCGGTGGGTCCAGAAAGTGGAACAAGACCTCTTGACTTCGACTTCAACAAAGGAGTTAGAGAACTTTGTAACAAATATGGGGCTCTCCTTATCTTTGATGAAGTGGTGACTGCTTTCCGGATAGGTCTTAGCGGTGCGCAAGGATATTTTGGTGTGGATCCTGACCTAACTATTTTTGGTAAAGTAGTGGCGGGTGGATATCCATCTGCTGGTGGACTTGGTGGCAAAAAAGAATATATGAAATATGTTTCGGCAGGACTCCAAACTGGCACCAAAAAGGCGTTAATTGGTGGAACAATGGCAGCAAACCCACTCAGTTCTGCTGCAGGTTACTTTACCCTTTGTGAAATGGAAAAAACGGGGGCACTCGAAAAATCAGGAAGGGCGGGAGACCGTTTAACCAAAGGCTTACAAAAACTAATCAAAAAATACGATCTTCCTTTTGTTGCTTTCAACCAAGGTTCCATTTGCCATTTGGAGACCGTCGGTACCATGTTACTCGATATCAATATCAAAAAGTTCTGGACCATCAAAAAAACCATTGCCGAAGCCCACAAAAGAAAACATGCCATGGAAGAAATGGGAGCAGCCTACATGTCAGAAGGTCTTGTGACTCTTGCGGGAAGTCGGCTTTACACAAGTGCTTCCGATACCGATGCCGTGATTGATGATGCCCTCAAAAGATTTGATCGTGTTTTCCAAAAAGTGGAAGGTGTGGCTTAA